In Micromonospora sp. NBC_01813, the following are encoded in one genomic region:
- a CDS encoding DUF397 domain-containing protein codes for MPVVGVCDSKDQHSPALLFAPSAWQAFTRSVRVGTLDSDWTQARPAA; via the coding sequence GTGCCGGTTGTTGGGGTCTGCGACTCCAAAGACCAACACAGCCCGGCGCTCCTCTTCGCGCCAAGCGCCTGGCAAGCCTTCACCCGCAGCGTGCGTGTTGGAACGTTGGACTCGGACTGGACCCAGGCACGCCCGGCAGCCTGA